In a single window of the Paenibacillus sp. MMS20-IR301 genome:
- a CDS encoding carbohydrate ABC transporter permease, giving the protein MMKLSTGDKVLQLFISFILILLGFVTLYPFWNSLVISFNMGSDTSLGGITFWPRVPTLDNYEVVFRDSRIGQAFLISILRTLAGTVLSVLFTAVLAYGLSRHELIGRKFYMVFCIITMYFSGGLIPTFLLLREFGMMDTFWVLVIPGLISVYNMIIFRTFFLGLPAGLAESARIDGCNHIGVLVRIILPISGPVVATLALFTAVYHWNDWFSASIYINNPNLIPIQTLLKQILNSNIVTDQLQSLGNAAAQDRLALIQSVTTKSLIMATTMVATLPIIMVYPFLQKYFVKGVLIGSLKE; this is encoded by the coding sequence ATGATGAAGCTGTCAACGGGAGATAAAGTACTGCAGCTGTTCATTTCTTTCATATTGATCCTGCTGGGCTTCGTCACCCTGTACCCCTTCTGGAATTCACTGGTCATTTCATTCAATATGGGCTCCGATACGTCACTCGGCGGCATTACCTTCTGGCCCCGGGTGCCGACACTGGATAACTATGAGGTCGTGTTCCGGGACAGCCGGATCGGGCAGGCCTTTCTGATCTCCATTCTGAGAACACTGGCCGGAACGGTCCTGTCCGTGCTGTTCACGGCGGTTCTGGCTTACGGGTTATCCCGGCATGAGCTGATCGGCCGCAAATTTTATATGGTCTTCTGCATTATTACGATGTACTTCAGCGGCGGCCTGATTCCAACCTTTCTGCTGCTGCGGGAATTCGGCATGATGGATACGTTTTGGGTTCTCGTAATTCCCGGATTAATCAGTGTATATAATATGATTATTTTCCGCACCTTCTTTCTCGGGCTGCCGGCCGGACTCGCAGAGTCGGCACGCATTGACGGCTGCAATCATATCGGTGTGCTGGTCCGCATCATCCTGCCGATCTCAGGTCCGGTCGTTGCCACACTGGCTTTGTTTACCGCCGTTTATCACTGGAATGACTGGTTCTCAGCCAGCATTTATATTAACAATCCTAATCTGATACCGATCCAGACATTGCTGAAGCAGATACTGAATTCCAATATTGTGACTGACCAGCTGCAGTCGCTCGGCAACGCGGCGGCCCAGGACCGGCTGGCACTGATACAATCCGTTACAACGAAGTCACTGATTATGGCTACAACGATGGTGGCGACACTGCCGATCATCATGGTATACCCGTTTTTACAGAAATATTTTGTCAAAGGCGTCCTTATCGGCTCATTGAAAGAGTAG
- a CDS encoding extracellular solute-binding protein, with the protein MAVVLSTVLLIAGCGGGNNVAVQNTAEPDKQPAATAAATTAAAETATAEPAGGSGSTVKPVTFSYYSNYDWDTTEQWGADSTTRWIADTLKVKVTPVQSSGAAETKFSTMIASGSLPDVIMTDRGSSVERLRQGGMLVALDEYLDKYPNLKNNAGEATLGMLRSDDGKLYQFPNWYTSSPNGNGGWIINKKIYKELGSPKLETYDDLYTYLKLVKEKYSDVIPLEVGAKARGIDTMYGGFAENKPYLAKANPVGSELKSIFEDQVFIENMKYASKLFRDKLISQDVFTQTGDQINEKLKTGRVAVYVDGDVVNPGRGADGALKATDPEAGYEIIWPIHKAGLDAAKITPNNYNSLGWNVLVITRNAKDPEAIFSYLDWVTSDEGQRVTNFGRKGLYWDETDSDGVPILNAAGLNTEQANKDKERIGRFNWVGNTTFIDGTKAKMDAQLPADKQNWTTLAQQKVTWKTSRNFTEFVNLDPLPDSEEGTIAAAVNDIYQEVFAKALYAKSDEEVLSLLNKANEDADKAGYAKLLKFQTERWQSNLSKMK; encoded by the coding sequence ATGGCGGTTGTCTTAAGTACAGTATTGCTGATAGCGGGCTGCGGTGGAGGGAATAACGTTGCTGTACAGAATACAGCTGAGCCGGATAAGCAGCCTGCGGCAACCGCGGCAGCAACAACAGCTGCAGCAGAGACTGCAACGGCAGAGCCTGCCGGCGGCAGCGGGAGCACGGTGAAGCCGGTAACCTTCAGTTATTACAGCAATTATGACTGGGATACAACGGAGCAGTGGGGCGCAGATTCAACCACCCGCTGGATTGCTGACACGCTGAAGGTTAAGGTAACACCTGTTCAATCGAGCGGTGCAGCCGAGACGAAATTCAGCACCATGATTGCTTCAGGCAGCCTGCCGGATGTCATTATGACGGACCGGGGGTCGAGCGTTGAACGGCTGCGCCAGGGCGGAATGCTGGTAGCCCTCGATGAATATCTTGATAAGTATCCGAATCTGAAAAATAACGCCGGGGAAGCCACGCTCGGCATGCTCCGCTCTGATGACGGCAAGCTGTATCAGTTCCCGAACTGGTATACATCCAGCCCGAACGGCAATGGCGGCTGGATCATCAACAAGAAGATTTACAAGGAGCTCGGCTCGCCGAAGCTGGAAACCTATGATGATCTGTATACCTACCTGAAGCTGGTAAAAGAAAAATACAGCGATGTTATCCCGCTTGAAGTTGGCGCCAAAGCCCGGGGCATTGATACGATGTACGGCGGATTCGCCGAGAATAAACCTTACTTGGCAAAGGCTAATCCGGTGGGCAGCGAATTGAAGTCGATTTTTGAAGATCAGGTCTTCATTGAGAATATGAAGTATGCGAGCAAGCTGTTCCGCGACAAGCTGATCTCGCAGGATGTGTTCACCCAGACCGGCGACCAGATCAACGAAAAGCTGAAAACAGGCCGGGTGGCCGTCTATGTGGACGGCGATGTGGTCAATCCGGGACGCGGAGCGGACGGTGCCCTCAAGGCAACTGATCCGGAAGCGGGCTATGAAATTATCTGGCCGATTCATAAGGCAGGGCTCGATGCGGCCAAGATTACCCCGAATAATTATAACTCCCTGGGCTGGAACGTGCTTGTGATTACCAGGAACGCGAAGGACCCTGAAGCAATCTTCTCCTATCTGGACTGGGTGACCAGCGATGAAGGGCAGCGGGTTACGAACTTCGGCCGGAAAGGGCTTTACTGGGATGAGACCGACAGTGACGGCGTACCTATTCTGAATGCAGCAGGACTTAATACAGAGCAGGCGAACAAAGACAAAGAAAGAATCGGCCGTTTCAACTGGGTAGGCAATACTACCTTTATCGACGGGACCAAAGCCAAGATGGATGCTCAGCTGCCTGCTGACAAGCAGAACTGGACAACGCTGGCCCAGCAGAAGGTAACCTGGAAGACTTCCAGGAACTTCACGGAATTCGTCAATCTCGATCCGCTGCCGGATTCAGAGGAAGGAACCATTGCTGCAGCCGTCAACGATATCTATCAGGAGGTATTTGCCAAGGCGCTGTATGCCAAGAGCGATGAAGAGGTGCTGAGCCTGCTTAACAAAGCCAACGAGGATGCGGACAAAGCAGGCTACGCCAAGCTGCTTAAGTTCCAGACGGAGCGGTGGCAGAGCAACCTCAGCAAAATGAAATAA
- a CDS encoding ABC transporter permease: MVVPALIFIFIFSYLPMYGVLMAFQDYQLFGGFLHSPWVGLKHFEAFFNSPDFWRVMRNTMVISLLKLFLGFPAPILLALMLNEVRSMLFKRVVQTVSYLPHFLSWVIVGGFVGSMLSTDNGSVNMLLMSLHLIPEPISFLSVPEYFWGILVGTGMWKEMGFAAIVYLAAIAGIDPHLYEAAAIDGAGRFKQIQLITLPCIRPVIIIFMILAVGNILNAGFEDILILATNPVLRGVSDVIDTYVYRMGILNNRYSYAAAAGLFKALVSVTLLALANRAARKMGSSLW, encoded by the coding sequence ATGGTTGTGCCCGCCCTGATCTTCATCTTTATTTTCAGTTACCTGCCCATGTACGGAGTGCTGATGGCTTTCCAGGATTATCAGCTGTTTGGCGGATTCCTGCACAGCCCGTGGGTAGGGCTGAAACATTTCGAGGCTTTCTTTAATTCACCTGACTTCTGGAGAGTGATGCGCAATACGATGGTAATCAGCCTGCTGAAGCTCTTCCTCGGGTTCCCGGCACCGATTCTGCTGGCGCTGATGCTGAATGAGGTGCGGAGCATGCTGTTCAAACGGGTAGTCCAGACTGTAAGCTATCTGCCGCATTTTCTCTCCTGGGTAATCGTCGGCGGGTTCGTAGGATCAATGCTGTCGACTGATAATGGAAGCGTTAACATGCTGCTGATGAGCCTGCATCTCATCCCGGAGCCGATCAGCTTCCTGTCCGTGCCGGAATATTTCTGGGGCATTCTTGTCGGTACAGGGATGTGGAAGGAGATGGGGTTTGCAGCTATTGTCTACCTGGCAGCTATAGCGGGGATTGACCCGCATCTGTATGAAGCCGCAGCTATTGACGGGGCTGGCAGATTCAAGCAGATTCAGCTGATCACCCTGCCCTGCATCCGGCCGGTAATCATCATCTTCATGATTCTGGCGGTCGGCAATATCCTCAACGCCGGATTTGAGGATATTCTGATTCTGGCGACGAATCCGGTTCTGCGCGGTGTATCCGATGTAATCGACACCTATGTGTACCGGATGGGGATCCTGAATAACCGGTATTCCTACGCGGCGGCAGCGGGATTGTTCAAAGCGCTTGTCAGTGTGACACTTCTGGCTCTTGCGAATAGGGCTGCCAGGAAAATGGGCTCCAGCCTATGGTAA